The DNA window CGGTGCGCAACCTGCTTCGTTCACCGGTGTTCCGTCGGGCGTTCGAAAATATGCGCGCCGGCGCCCTGTTGGCCCAAAATATCGTTTGGGTTGCGCAGCGGGCAGTCGGTGAGCGACAGGCAGCCGCAGCCGATGCAGCTGTCGAGATGGTCGCGCAGCACCGTCAGCCGCTGAATGCGCTCATCCAGCGTTTTGCGCCAGGCGGAGGACAAAATCCCCCATTGTTCGGAGGTCAGCTTGCTGCCGGTGGGAAAGCGGCCCAGCGTGGCGCGGATCTCCTCCAGCGGAATGCCCGCGCTTTGCGCGATTTTGATCACCGCGATGTAGCGCAAGACCACCGGCGTGTAGCGGCGCTGGTTACCGGCGTTGCGCGTTGCCTGAATCAGCCCCTTACTCTCGTAAAAGTGCAGCGCGGATACCGCCACACCGCTGCGCTTCGCCACTTCCCCCACGGTCAATAGCCGATAGGTGTCAATCGGTTCATTTCTTGCCATTCCACGTTCCTTAGCTTGACCTCAAGTTAACCTGAGGTTTTATAGTGCAGCCAGCCGGGCTTGGCAACCGGCATCTCTTGTCACCTGCCTGCGCTGCGTCGGGGGAAGGATGACTTTGGCTGTAAAATCAGGAAGAAACCGTTACATGATGAAACGATACCTCATTATTGCCGCGCTGCTGGCGACGCTCGCCGTCGCCGCCGTGGCGATGCGTTCCACCGCGCGACAAAACGAAGGCGCGCCGGCCTATCCGCCGGTGAAAGTGGCGCTGGCGCCTGCCGTGCGTGAACAGGCGGCGCGCAGCTATGCCGGCGTGGGCGAGCTGGAGGCGGCCAGCCAGGTGGCAGTGGCAGCGGAGACCAGCGGGCGCATCACGCGCATTTTGTTTGAATCCGGCCAAACGGTGCGGCAGGGACAGCTGCTGGTGCAGCTCAACGATGCGGTCGAGCAGGCTGAGCTGGTGCGCCTGCAGGCGCAATTGCGCAATGCCGATCTGCTGTTGGCGCGTATGCGCAAGCTGATGAACCTCAACGCCACCGCGCGGCAACAGTTGGACGATGCGCTGGCCGAACGGGATATGGCGCTCGGTGCGGTGCAGGAAACGCGGGCCAAAATCGCGCAAAAGGCGATCCGCGCGCCGTTCGCCGGCACCATCGGCATTCGCCGCGTGCATGAAGGGCAATACCTCAACGCCGCCGACGCGGTGGCGAACCTGGTGGACGCCGATACGCTGCGCGTCAACTTCTCGCTGGACGAACAAAGCAGCGCCGGGCTGGCGCTGGGGCAGGCGGTGTCGGTGCAGGTTGGGGCGTATCCCGATCGCGCTTTCCCCGCCGCCATTACCGCTATCGACCCGATGATCGGCAAATCCCGCACCGTGCAGGTGCAGGCGACGTTGACCAACCGCCAAGGGTTGCTGAAGGCCGGCATGTACGCCGGCATTCGCGTCACGCAGCAGCAGCGCGTGGCGGTGTTGACGGTGCCGGAAACGGCGCTGACCTACACGGCCTACGGTGATACCGTGTTCGTGGCGCAGCAGGGTGAAAAGGGCATGACGGTCAAACGGGTTTCGGTCGCCGTGGGTGAGCGCAACGACGGGCGCGTCGAGATCGTCAGCGGCCTGCAGGAAGGCGAGCGGGTGGTGACCTCGGGTCAGCTCAAGCTGAGCGACGGCATGGCGGCCGAACCGGTGGCGCAGGATACGCTGAACGCCGCCCAGGCCGGTTCTTGAGGAGAGACCGATGACATTTACCGATCTGTTCGTGCGCCGGCCGGTGCTGGCGCTGGTGGTCAGCACCCTGATCCTGTTGTTCGGCGCGCTGGCGCTCAGCCAACTCCCGATCCGCCAATACCCGCTGTTGGAAAACTCCACCATCACCATCAGTACCGACTATCCCGGCGCGTCGTCCGAGCTAATGCAGGGCTTTGTCACGCAGCCGATCGCTCAGGCGGTGTCGTCCGTCGAGGGCGTTGACTACCTTTCTTCCTCCTCGGTACAGGGGCGTAGCGTGGTGACGGTGCGCATGGCGCTGAACCGCGATTCGACCCAAGCGTTGACCGAAGTGATGGCCAAGGTCAACCAGGTACGCTACAAGCTGCCGGAGCAGGCTTACGATCCGGTGATTGAGCGCTCCGCCGGTGAAGCTACCGCCGTGGCCTATGTCGGCTTTTCCAGTAAAACGCTGTCCACGCCGGCGCTGAGCGAATACCTGACGCGGGTGGTGGAGCCGATGTTCACCACTATCGATGGCGTCGCCAAGGTGGAAGTGTTCGGCGGGCAAAAAATGGCGATGCGCCTGTGGCTGGACAGCGATCGGCTGGCCGGCCGCGGCCTAACCGCCGCCGACGTGGCCGACGCGGTGCGGCGCAACAACTACCAGGCGGCACCGGGCAAGGTGAAAGGGCAGTATGTGGTTGCCAACGTGCGGGTGAATACCGATCTCACCAGCGTGGAGGAGTTTCGCAATCTGGTGGTGCGCAACGACGGCAACGGCCTGGTGCGCCTGAAAGACGTCGGCACCGTCGAGCTGGGCGCGGCGGCCACGGAAACCAGCGCGCTGATGGATGGCGAACCGGCGGTGTTCCTCGGCGTCTTCCCCACGCCGACCGGCAACCCGCTGGTGATCGTCGACGGCATTCGTCACCTGATGCCGGCGATCGACAAGATGCAGCCGCCGGGCGTGAAAATGGCGCTGGCGTTCGAAACCGCACGCTTTATCCAGGCCTCGATTGATGAAGTGGTGCACACCCTGATCGAAGCGCTGGCGATCGTGGTGGCGGTGATCTACCTGTGTCTGGGATCGCTGCGCACCGTGCTGATCCCGGTGGTGACCATTCCGCTGTCGATCCTTGGCGCCGCCGGGCTGATGCTGGCCTTCGGCTTCAGCGTCAACTTGCTGACGCTGCTGGCGATGGTTTTGGCGATCGGTCTGGTGGTGGACGACGCCATCGTGGTGGTGGAGAACGTGCATCGTCATATCGAAGAAGGGAAAACGCCGCTGGCGGCGGCGATGATCGGCGCGCGCGAAGTGGCGGGGCCGGTGATCGCCATGACCCTGACGCTGGCGGCGGTCTACGCGCCGATCGGCCTGATGGGCGGTCTGACCGGCGCGCTGTTTCGCGAGTTCGCGCTGACGCTGGCCGGCGCGGTGGTGGTGTCCGGCGTGGTGGCGCTGACGTTGTCGCCGGTAATGAGTTCGCTCCTGCTGCCGGCCAAACAGAGCGAAGGGCGCGTGGCGCGCGCCGCCGAGTGGTTCTTCGG is part of the Serratia marcescens genome and encodes:
- a CDS encoding efflux RND transporter periplasmic adaptor subunit translates to MMKRYLIIAALLATLAVAAVAMRSTARQNEGAPAYPPVKVALAPAVREQAARSYAGVGELEAASQVAVAAETSGRITRILFESGQTVRQGQLLVQLNDAVEQAELVRLQAQLRNADLLLARMRKLMNLNATARQQLDDALAERDMALGAVQETRAKIAQKAIRAPFAGTIGIRRVHEGQYLNAADAVANLVDADTLRVNFSLDEQSSAGLALGQAVSVQVGAYPDRAFPAAITAIDPMIGKSRTVQVQATLTNRQGLLKAGMYAGIRVTQQQRVAVLTVPETALTYTAYGDTVFVAQQGEKGMTVKRVSVAVGERNDGRVEIVSGLQEGERVVTSGQLKLSDGMAAEPVAQDTLNAAQAGS
- the soxR gene encoding redox-sensitive transcriptional activator SoxR; its protein translation is MARNEPIDTYRLLTVGEVAKRSGVAVSALHFYESKGLIQATRNAGNQRRYTPVVLRYIAVIKIAQSAGIPLEEIRATLGRFPTGSKLTSEQWGILSSAWRKTLDERIQRLTVLRDHLDSCIGCGCLSLTDCPLRNPNDILGQQGAGAHIFERPTEHR